A genomic window from Yoonia rosea includes:
- a CDS encoding cryptochrome/photolyase family protein, with amino-acid sequence MSKSPILMWFRRDLRLGDHEALSAAVAAGHPVIPVFIYDELTETLGAAPKMRLGLSVSDLAKSLQEKGSRLILRRGEALTVLRDLIAETGAGAVYWSRMYDPQTRERDTKVKTALKEDGLEAESFTGHVLFEPWTVETKTGGFYKVYTPMWKSVRDNDVPDALPTPATIPVPDSWPASDDMEEWQMSAAMQRGADILASHCTVGETAASHRLGAFIANHVANYVKNRDLPAVDGTSGLSENLTYGEISPRKCWHAGWRALHDGKGDAETFLKELVWREFAYHLAYHTPRITTGNWKEDWDSFPWNTDERLAEVKAWKQGRTGIRFVDAAMREMYVTGRMHNRGRMIVASYLTKHLLCHWKIGLDWFADCLIDWDPCSNAMGWQWSAGSGPDATPYFRVFNPVTQLDKFDKDRAYVKKWIAEGTKTPSATALSYYDMIPLSWGMTAQDRYPDPIVPADVGRKRALDAYQDRGF; translated from the coding sequence ATGAGCAAATCCCCTATTCTGATGTGGTTCCGGCGCGACCTGCGCCTTGGCGATCATGAAGCGCTGTCTGCGGCCGTCGCGGCGGGTCATCCGGTTATTCCGGTTTTCATTTATGACGAACTGACAGAAACCCTTGGTGCGGCGCCGAAGATGCGGTTGGGTCTGTCGGTGAGTGATCTGGCGAAATCGTTGCAGGAAAAAGGCAGCCGTTTGATTCTGCGCCGTGGCGAGGCGCTGACGGTGTTGCGCGATCTGATTGCCGAGACAGGGGCAGGGGCGGTGTATTGGTCGCGCATGTATGACCCGCAGACGCGCGAACGCGATACCAAGGTCAAGACTGCCTTGAAAGAAGATGGCCTTGAGGCCGAGAGTTTCACTGGGCATGTCCTGTTCGAGCCATGGACGGTTGAGACCAAAACCGGCGGGTTTTACAAAGTCTACACGCCCATGTGGAAATCCGTGCGCGACAACGACGTGCCTGACGCACTTCCAACCCCCGCCACAATCCCCGTACCTGACAGCTGGCCGGCCTCGGATGATATGGAAGAGTGGCAAATGTCCGCTGCGATGCAGCGCGGGGCGGATATTCTGGCATCCCATTGCACCGTCGGGGAAACGGCCGCATCGCACCGTTTGGGCGCCTTTATCGCCAATCATGTCGCCAATTACGTCAAGAACCGTGATCTGCCTGCCGTGGATGGCACCTCGGGGCTGTCGGAAAACCTGACCTACGGCGAAATCAGCCCGCGCAAATGCTGGCACGCAGGCTGGCGCGCGCTGCACGACGGCAAGGGTGATGCCGAGACTTTCCTGAAAGAACTGGTCTGGCGCGAGTTTGCCTATCATCTGGCTTATCACACGCCCCGCATCACGACGGGCAACTGGAAAGAGGACTGGGACAGCTTTCCATGGAATACGGACGAACGGCTGGCCGAGGTGAAAGCGTGGAAGCAAGGACGCACGGGAATCCGGTTTGTCGATGCCGCCATGCGCGAGATGTATGTGACGGGTCGGATGCATAACCGCGGACGGATGATCGTTGCGTCTTATCTGACCAAGCACCTTTTGTGTCACTGGAAGATCGGGCTGGATTGGTTTGCTGATTGCCTGATTGACTGGGATCCCTGCAGCAATGCGATGGGGTGGCAGTGGTCGGCGGGGTCGGGTCCCGATGCCACCCCCTATTTCCGCGTGTTCAATCCGGTGACGCAGTTGGACAAATTCGACAAGGATCGCGCATACGTCAAGAAATGGATTGCCGAGGGCACCAAGACACCAAGCGCGACAGCTTTGTCCTATTATGATATGATCCCTCTCAGTTGGGGCATGACAGCGCAGGACCGCTACCCTGATCCGATTGTTCCGGCAGATGTGGGTCGCAAGCGCGCACTTGATGCCTATCAGGACCGTGGTTTCTGA
- a CDS encoding aminotransferase class V-fold PLP-dependent enzyme, with protein MTLDIAWVRAQFPAFDQPSLQGQAFFENAGGSYTCRQVIDRLHRFYTERKVQPYAPYDASRLGGEEMDEARRRLAEMLGVETHEVSFGPSTTQNTYVLAQAVRKWIKPGQSIVVTNQDHEANSGPWRRLAEDGVNILEWQIDPDTGELRPEDLAKLFEQHVALVVFPHCSNVVGAINDVAGICALAKSAGARSVVDGVSYAPHGFVDVAELGCDVYLFSAYKTYGPHQGIMVIRADWGMELPNQGHHFNGDSLYKRFTPAGPDHAQVAASAGMADYFEAMSAHHGGGTGAAAARKSHDLMRAQEVVLLQPLLDYVSAKNSVRLIGPADALRRAPTVALSLEADAEETAAQLAPHGIMAGGGDFYAQRPLSAMGVDLSKGVLRVSFVHYTTKDEVDALMGALDQVL; from the coding sequence ATGACACTAGATATCGCATGGGTGCGCGCCCAATTCCCCGCCTTTGACCAGCCTTCATTGCAGGGGCAGGCCTTTTTTGAAAATGCTGGCGGGTCTTATACCTGCCGTCAGGTGATTGACCGGTTGCACCGCTTCTACACCGAACGAAAGGTCCAGCCTTATGCGCCCTATGATGCGTCGCGCTTAGGCGGTGAGGAAATGGACGAGGCGCGCAGGCGTTTGGCCGAAATGCTGGGGGTTGAAACGCATGAGGTGTCTTTCGGGCCCTCGACCACACAGAATACCTATGTGCTGGCACAAGCGGTGCGCAAATGGATCAAGCCGGGCCAGAGTATTGTCGTGACCAATCAGGATCACGAGGCCAATAGCGGCCCGTGGCGGCGGTTGGCCGAGGATGGCGTCAATATCCTTGAGTGGCAGATTGATCCCGACACGGGCGAGTTGCGCCCGGAGGACCTTGCCAAGCTCTTTGAGCAGCATGTGGCGCTTGTGGTGTTCCCGCATTGCTCGAATGTTGTGGGTGCGATCAATGATGTGGCTGGCATCTGCGCTTTGGCGAAATCTGCCGGTGCTCGCAGCGTTGTTGATGGGGTCAGCTATGCGCCACATGGCTTTGTCGATGTGGCCGAACTTGGCTGTGATGTCTATCTGTTCAGTGCCTATAAAACCTATGGACCACATCAAGGCATCATGGTGATCCGCGCGGACTGGGGCATGGAGCTGCCCAATCAGGGGCACCATTTCAACGGTGACAGCCTTTACAAGCGCTTCACACCTGCAGGTCCTGACCATGCGCAGGTCGCAGCCAGTGCGGGCATGGCCGATTATTTTGAGGCGATGTCTGCGCATCATGGTGGTGGCACGGGGGCTGCGGCGGCGCGCAAATCCCATGATCTGATGCGCGCGCAAGAGGTGGTCCTTTTGCAGCCTTTGCTGGATTACGTCTCGGCAAAAAACTCGGTACGGCTTATCGGTCCTGCGGACGCTCTGCGCCGCGCACCCACTGTTGCGCTGTCACTGGAAGCGGATGCTGAAGAGACAGCAGCGCAACTTGCCCCGCATGGGATTATGGCGGGGGGCGGTGATTTTTATGCGCAGCGTCCGCTTTCGGCTATGGGTGTGGACCTGTCCAAAGGTGTGCTGCGGGTCAGTTTCGTGCATTACACCACCAAGGATGAGGTTGACGCGCTGATGGGGGCGCTAGATCAGGTGTTATAA
- the acuI gene encoding acryloyl-CoA reductase, protein MFKALMVEKDAEGKTSASVQELSLEQLPEGDVTVAVEYSTVNYKDGLCIGPGGGLVRNYPHVPGIDMAGTVEASDDPRYQPGDKVVLTGWRVGEAYWGGYSQKARVKADWLVPLPEGLASRQAMAVGTAGFTAMLAVMALEDHGIKDGPVLVTGAAGGVGSVATAILANLGHEVAAVTGRPETADYLKSLGATQIVPREEINAITRRPLEAETWGGCVDAVGGEMLARVLGQMKYGASVSAVGLAGGAGLPASVIPFLLRGVNLLGIDSVMQPYDNRVRAWARIAKDLPMDKLEAMIQPATLSDLPALGAGILQGQVKGRVVVDVNA, encoded by the coding sequence ATGTTTAAAGCTTTGATGGTCGAGAAAGATGCAGAAGGGAAAACCAGCGCATCTGTGCAAGAGCTGTCGCTGGAACAGTTGCCCGAAGGTGATGTGACGGTTGCCGTCGAATATTCGACCGTGAACTACAAGGACGGGCTTTGCATCGGGCCGGGCGGTGGGTTGGTGCGCAATTACCCCCATGTGCCTGGCATTGATATGGCGGGCACTGTCGAGGCATCGGATGATCCGCGCTATCAGCCCGGTGACAAGGTTGTGCTGACCGGATGGCGCGTGGGCGAGGCTTATTGGGGCGGGTATTCCCAAAAGGCGCGGGTGAAGGCGGATTGGCTTGTGCCATTGCCAGAAGGCCTTGCTTCGCGTCAGGCGATGGCAGTGGGCACTGCGGGCTTTACCGCGATGCTGGCGGTAATGGCGCTTGAAGATCATGGCATCAAGGATGGTCCGGTCCTCGTCACAGGTGCGGCAGGTGGCGTGGGGTCCGTTGCAACGGCGATCCTGGCCAATCTGGGCCATGAAGTGGCGGCGGTGACAGGACGGCCCGAGACGGCCGATTATCTGAAATCGCTTGGTGCGACACAGATCGTGCCCCGCGAAGAGATCAACGCAATCACCCGTCGGCCACTGGAGGCCGAGACCTGGGGCGGTTGTGTTGACGCGGTGGGTGGCGAGATGCTGGCGCGTGTCTTGGGGCAGATGAAATATGGTGCCTCTGTCTCTGCTGTGGGTCTGGCGGGCGGGGCGGGATTGCCCGCATCCGTCATCCCGTTCTTGCTGCGTGGTGTGAACCTTTTGGGGATCGACAGCGTGATGCAACCCTATGACAACCGCGTCCGCGCCTGGGCGCGCATTGCCAAGGATTTGCCGATGGATAAACTCGAGGCGATGATCCAGCCTGCGACGCTGTCAGACCTGCCCGCACTTGGTGCTGGCATTCTGCAAGGTCAGGTCAAAGGCCGTGTTGTGGTTGATGTGAACGCCTGA
- a CDS encoding BCCT family transporter, with protein sequence MAPKPPLMDLPIKTAESGFYRGFTKDVTITAKILVGALIIWAVAFPDAAASVLGGINGFILGTFNYWYVYAMAFFVILCLGLALWPASGRLKLGMPDDQPEFSNFSWFSMMFGAGIGIGMLTFATAEPMYHWASNPATIMGDTTGSSADNVRDAYIWSFTHWGLAAWASYAIVGLSLGYFSYRRGLPLTIRSGLTPLFGKALSGPLGHVVDVVAVVATVLGVSQTLGFGVEQFISGLYRIGFGEWLYTTDAAGEQSSSTMAIIVALIVIMGASTLSALSGVGKGIKWLSNINMGLSFFILVFFIIFGSTFFGLTALFVGIWDYLLSIPGNILTVWAADGTEQGDALAGWQGGWTIFYWAWWIAFAPFVGVFLARISRGRTVREYVLGALIIPAVMCFVWFALVGGTAIDLELNGDANGAITGAGQSDQLFAMLAVILEPTLAWIMSVIVVILLLTYLVTSADSAVLIINTINAAGDEGPKARPHILFWGAALAFVVGGLIIAGGLGAIQTAMVIGALPFSVVMVLMGFALIKGIWLDGKREAAGVQTTVDEAALPAE encoded by the coding sequence ATGGCACCGAAACCTCCATTGATGGATCTGCCCATCAAGACGGCAGAGAGTGGTTTTTACCGCGGATTTACCAAGGACGTGACGATTACGGCGAAGATACTGGTCGGGGCGTTAATTATTTGGGCCGTTGCATTTCCCGACGCAGCGGCAAGTGTGCTGGGGGGTATCAACGGATTTATCCTCGGGACGTTCAACTACTGGTATGTTTATGCGATGGCGTTCTTCGTCATTCTTTGCCTCGGGCTTGCGTTATGGCCGGCTTCTGGCCGGTTAAAACTTGGCATGCCTGACGACCAGCCGGAATTTTCGAACTTTTCGTGGTTCTCGATGATGTTTGGTGCCGGGATCGGTATCGGGATGCTGACCTTTGCGACGGCCGAGCCGATGTATCATTGGGCGTCCAACCCTGCGACCATCATGGGCGATACGACAGGCAGCAGCGCCGACAACGTGCGTGATGCCTATATCTGGTCGTTCACCCACTGGGGACTGGCGGCATGGGCATCCTATGCGATTGTCGGTCTGTCTTTGGGCTATTTTTCATATCGCCGCGGTCTGCCACTCACGATCAGGTCAGGGCTGACTCCATTGTTCGGCAAAGCCTTGTCGGGGCCTTTGGGCCATGTGGTCGATGTGGTGGCTGTGGTTGCGACTGTGCTGGGCGTGTCACAGACACTCGGTTTTGGCGTCGAACAGTTTATCTCCGGTCTGTATCGCATCGGCTTTGGCGAATGGCTTTACACGACGGATGCTGCGGGTGAGCAATCATCCTCGACTATGGCGATTATCGTCGCGCTGATTGTGATCATGGGTGCATCAACCCTGTCGGCACTTTCGGGTGTGGGCAAAGGGATCAAATGGCTGTCGAACATCAACATGGGACTGAGCTTTTTCATCCTCGTGTTCTTTATCATCTTCGGATCGACATTCTTTGGCCTGACGGCCCTTTTTGTCGGGATTTGGGATTATTTGCTATCGATACCCGGCAATATCCTTACTGTCTGGGCGGCAGATGGCACCGAGCAAGGCGATGCGCTGGCTGGTTGGCAGGGTGGTTGGACCATCTTTTACTGGGCATGGTGGATTGCATTTGCACCTTTCGTTGGTGTGTTCCTTGCACGCATTTCGCGTGGGCGCACAGTACGCGAATATGTGCTGGGTGCTTTGATCATTCCTGCGGTGATGTGCTTTGTCTGGTTCGCCCTGGTTGGTGGGACAGCGATTGATCTGGAATTGAACGGCGATGCGAACGGTGCGATCACGGGTGCTGGCCAGTCGGATCAGCTCTTTGCGATGTTGGCGGTCATTCTTGAGCCGACCTTGGCTTGGATCATGTCGGTGATCGTGGTGATCCTGCTGCTGACCTATCTGGTGACGTCGGCTGACTCGGCAGTGTTGATCATCAATACAATCAACGCAGCCGGTGACGAAGGCCCGAAAGCGCGTCCGCATATCCTTTTCTGGGGGGCGGCGCTTGCGTTTGTTGTCGGTGGTCTGATCATCGCGGGCGGTCTGGGTGCGATCCAGACAGCGATGGTGATTGGTGCGCTGCCGTTCAGCGTTGTGATGGTTTTGATGGGCTTTGCGCTGATCAAGGGCATCTGGCTTGATGGCAAGCGGGAGGCGGCTGGCGTACAAACGACGGTGGATGAAGCCGCTTTGCCTGCGGAATAA